In a single window of the Niabella ginsenosidivorans genome:
- a CDS encoding Shedu immune nuclease family protein, whose amino-acid sequence MINFLERDNRLLFFYQPEDKEYNWISERLKADGNVHVKRTFFFTEEDVIKEDIDEEFVDDSLSDIEPEGIYLWFGDLENDYYKVKRGILTSAFDIYLHKDIELKLGYFVADANASIFNAISKISKLDFYLGGPHQTAVPIEDFEKLTRYFPTSYERKRYVEARIATVLRNYLDNVKDAEQVYERYMNKKLSKEGSNLSKIFKDTELYKYQTIYRKLESMLMEETQYNERQWQQEILQIILLIYPKYIYVFKEVKIKAGIAGDVRERFLDLLLVDCNGNVDIIEIKRPFEKAIMTNDHYRNNFIPLRELSGAVMQVEKYVYYLNRWSEAGEEYLNNTYKNELPNGFDIKITNPGGIIIMGRENNLTSEQKRDFEVVKRKYKNVVDIITYDNLLERLKFTIDQIKKGEYKINCVNRLSNCI is encoded by the coding sequence GTGATTAACTTCTTAGAACGCGATAATAGACTTCTATTTTTCTATCAGCCTGAAGACAAGGAATATAACTGGATTAGCGAACGTTTAAAGGCAGACGGAAATGTGCATGTAAAACGCACATTTTTTTTTACTGAAGAAGATGTCATTAAAGAAGATATTGATGAGGAATTTGTAGATGATTCTCTTTCGGATATTGAACCGGAAGGAATATACCTCTGGTTTGGTGATTTAGAAAATGATTATTACAAAGTAAAGCGCGGCATTCTTACAAGTGCTTTTGATATTTACCTGCATAAAGACATAGAACTCAAACTGGGCTATTTTGTGGCAGATGCAAATGCTTCAATTTTTAATGCGATTAGTAAGATATCTAAGTTGGATTTTTATTTGGGAGGCCCCCATCAAACTGCTGTTCCAATTGAAGATTTTGAAAAACTGACCAGATACTTCCCTACATCTTACGAACGAAAAAGGTATGTCGAAGCCCGCATAGCAACTGTATTGAGAAATTATCTGGACAACGTAAAAGATGCCGAACAAGTCTACGAGCGGTATATGAATAAAAAGTTGTCCAAGGAAGGCTCAAACTTGTCTAAAATATTTAAAGATACTGAGCTATACAAATATCAGACAATCTATAGGAAGCTGGAAAGCATGCTTATGGAAGAAACTCAGTACAACGAACGGCAATGGCAACAGGAAATATTGCAGATCATTCTATTGATTTATCCTAAATACATTTACGTTTTCAAAGAAGTCAAAATAAAAGCCGGAATTGCCGGGGATGTGAGAGAACGATTTCTTGATCTTCTGTTAGTGGACTGTAACGGTAACGTGGATATTATCGAAATAAAACGACCGTTTGAAAAAGCTATAATGACTAATGACCATTATAGAAACAATTTTATCCCGTTACGAGAGCTGTCGGGTGCTGTTATGCAAGTTGAAAAATACGTATACTACCTTAACCGATGGAGCGAGGCTGGTGAAGAATATTTGAATAACACATATAAAAATGAATTACCAAATGGGTTCGATATTAAAATAACCAATCCCGGTGGTATAATTATTATGGGCCGGGAGAATAACCTCACATCTGAACAAAAGCGGGATTTTGAAGTGGTCAAGCGCAAATACAAAAATGTCGTCGATATAATCACCTATGACAATCTATTGGAAAGACTCAAATTCACTATCGATCAGATTAAAAAAGGAGAGTATAAAATAAATTGTGTAAATAGATTAAGCAACTGCATTTAG
- a CDS encoding IS256 family transposase, which yields MEQDNKLPKDFLKQFTSKEDFQSFFSELYKQGVEQMLQAELDSHLGYEKHAKDGNNTGNSRNGTYPKKVKTQSLGDMVLNIPRDRNSEFEPQLIPKGQRMSDKLEESIIGMYSRGMTTSDIVEQVKQVYGVDVSEGTISNVTNRIIEHIKEWQQRPLEAVYYTVWMDGIVLKVKQNGKYINKCIYLVIGLKNDGLKEVLGMWMAETESASFWMSVLTDLKARGVEDILIACTDNLKGFTDAIKGVFPDTVTQLCVVHQIRNSCKYVVWKDRKPFCADLKDVYGAVNRDAAEAALEKLSEKWGHKYRHAIEAWRNNWDCLTSYFDFPLEIRKIIYTTNTIENLNRGIRKYTKTKVQFPDDQAALKAVYMAITNIEKKWSMPIQNWGFILQQFLTIFDNRCRL from the coding sequence ATGGAACAGGACAACAAATTACCCAAAGATTTCTTAAAGCAATTTACAAGCAAAGAAGATTTCCAATCATTTTTTAGCGAGCTCTACAAACAGGGCGTAGAGCAGATGTTACAAGCCGAACTTGATAGCCACCTCGGTTATGAGAAGCATGCCAAAGATGGCAACAATACCGGCAATAGCCGTAACGGCACCTACCCCAAAAAGGTAAAAACCCAGTCGCTGGGCGATATGGTGCTCAACATTCCCAGAGACCGTAACAGCGAGTTTGAGCCGCAGTTGATACCTAAAGGGCAGCGCATGAGCGATAAGCTTGAAGAGTCCATTATCGGCATGTATAGCCGGGGAATGACAACTTCCGATATCGTTGAACAAGTAAAGCAGGTATATGGTGTGGATGTGAGTGAAGGCACCATTTCTAATGTCACCAATCGTATCATAGAGCACATCAAAGAATGGCAGCAACGGCCACTGGAAGCAGTGTATTATACGGTCTGGATGGACGGTATTGTACTGAAAGTAAAGCAGAATGGCAAGTATATCAACAAGTGCATTTACCTGGTTATTGGTTTGAAAAACGATGGACTGAAAGAAGTTTTAGGCATGTGGATGGCTGAAACAGAATCAGCTTCTTTCTGGATGAGCGTACTAACCGATTTAAAAGCCCGGGGCGTGGAAGATATCCTGATCGCCTGCACTGATAATCTCAAAGGTTTTACAGATGCCATCAAAGGGGTATTCCCTGATACGGTAACCCAGCTCTGTGTGGTACACCAGATCCGCAACTCCTGCAAGTATGTGGTATGGAAAGACAGAAAGCCCTTCTGCGCTGATTTAAAGGACGTTTATGGGGCTGTAAATCGGGATGCGGCAGAAGCTGCTTTAGAAAAATTATCCGAAAAATGGGGGCATAAGTACCGCCACGCCATCGAGGCCTGGCGCAACAACTGGGACTGTCTTACCAGCTATTTTGATTTTCCGCTGGAAATCCGCAAAATCATTTACACCACCAATACCATCGAAAACCTGAACCGGGGCATCCGAAAATATACAAAAACAAAAGTACAGTTCCCCGATGATCAGGCCGCCTTAAAAGCTGTTTACATGGCTATTACTAATATCGAAAAAAAATGGAGTATGCCCATCCAAAATTGGGGGTTCATACTCCAGCAGTTCTTAACTATCTTTGACAACAGATGCCGCCTCTAA
- a CDS encoding ATP-binding protein — MTTVTKKITTNSRVIKDLLTNYSDTFAALKELINNSLQANAKNVYIEIDYTDDVFTKSGIKQIIVSDDGHGVSYSDFDNKILEIGTTAKQSGQGIGRFSSFQIGELMHIETIAYDEKKKQFSKTTFGIDTTDFRDAQLEQTEFKVDYEYLEQPANTYYKVTIQNLHHNIKPKPARRNLITQNFLLQNIRQSIFENYPYEIFHSKVKFHVNGEAVKRDEFLIDLPIKKVIPHTDKKGRSHEIKLYFYNIKSSLNKVKVFFQIDNAGIKSVAHEYTYSSDWYTPDLGTWFVYIESDFFNSDLFRNLDIESLGEEEVKGVKENIKNTINDFFKSRNKKFEKFLIELEKDKYYPYKEEAPASKAQEIIFKKAAYLIEEEHALIRKNDSIRTFLYPLLDRSILNGDIEYIFRKILKMSDDNVQKFRTLLDKTDIEDVVHFANLVANKLEFLYFLHELTYGEISKCLKERSQLHKIVENELWVFGENYNGTPHLWSDKKIGNILKELRDKHFNYEPTEEDENLINDEGTPDDITDLFFMNEKVNDADEREIMIVELKAPKCAISEKELNQIDRYAFTIEQHSGLPANKVKYKLLLISSKLTKFAKSKVKSRRSNSPDQPFLYDKKSEKNIEVYVMEWAELIEQNKRKLGYLSNQLKIKDKTVNEKFETEYSELITEKTSAQLRFVK; from the coding sequence ATGACAACAGTAACCAAGAAAATAACGACCAATTCCAGAGTAATAAAGGATCTCCTTACTAACTATAGCGATACTTTCGCGGCTCTGAAAGAGCTCATCAATAATTCACTTCAAGCCAATGCAAAAAATGTATATATAGAAATAGATTATACAGATGATGTGTTTACTAAATCTGGCATTAAGCAAATAATAGTATCCGATGATGGACATGGAGTTTCTTATTCAGATTTTGACAATAAAATATTGGAGATTGGGACAACAGCAAAACAAAGTGGACAAGGAATTGGCAGATTTAGTTCTTTTCAGATTGGGGAATTAATGCATATTGAAACGATTGCTTATGATGAAAAGAAAAAACAATTTTCAAAAACCACTTTCGGTATAGACACCACAGACTTTAGAGATGCTCAGTTGGAGCAAACTGAATTTAAAGTGGACTACGAATATTTAGAACAGCCAGCCAATACTTATTACAAAGTAACCATACAAAATCTTCATCATAATATTAAACCCAAACCGGCAAGACGAAATTTAATAACCCAAAATTTCTTGCTTCAAAATATTCGACAATCAATTTTTGAAAATTATCCTTATGAAATTTTCCATAGCAAAGTAAAGTTTCATGTAAACGGAGAAGCAGTAAAACGGGATGAGTTTTTAATTGATTTGCCTATAAAAAAAGTTATACCTCACACCGACAAAAAAGGCAGAAGTCATGAGATAAAACTTTACTTCTACAATATAAAATCTTCATTAAATAAAGTAAAAGTGTTTTTTCAGATAGACAATGCCGGAATTAAAAGTGTAGCTCATGAATATACTTACTCTTCCGACTGGTATACCCCTGATTTGGGTACCTGGTTTGTCTATATCGAATCCGACTTTTTCAATAGTGATTTATTTAGAAATTTAGATATTGAATCTTTGGGTGAAGAAGAAGTTAAGGGTGTAAAAGAAAATATCAAAAATACCATTAACGATTTTTTTAAATCTCGAAACAAAAAGTTTGAGAAATTCCTAATCGAACTAGAGAAAGACAAGTATTACCCATACAAAGAAGAGGCTCCGGCCTCTAAAGCTCAGGAAATCATATTTAAAAAGGCTGCGTACTTAATCGAAGAGGAACATGCTTTAATTCGGAAAAATGATTCTATCCGAACTTTTCTTTACCCGCTTTTAGATAGATCGATATTAAACGGAGACATAGAATATATTTTTCGGAAAATCCTAAAAATGTCGGATGACAATGTTCAAAAATTCAGAACACTTTTGGATAAGACGGACATTGAAGATGTTGTTCATTTTGCAAATCTCGTTGCAAACAAATTGGAGTTTCTTTATTTTCTTCATGAACTTACTTATGGGGAGATTTCTAAATGCTTGAAGGAACGCAGCCAACTACATAAAATAGTTGAAAATGAGTTGTGGGTATTTGGCGAAAACTATAACGGGACACCACACCTTTGGTCTGATAAAAAAATAGGTAATATTTTGAAGGAACTAAGAGATAAGCATTTCAACTATGAGCCTACTGAAGAAGACGAAAACTTGATAAACGATGAAGGAACACCTGACGATATTACTGATTTGTTTTTTATGAATGAAAAGGTAAACGACGCTGATGAGAGAGAAATTATGATTGTGGAATTGAAAGCTCCCAAATGCGCAATAAGTGAAAAGGAACTTAATCAAATTGACAGATATGCCTTTACTATTGAACAGCATTCTGGTTTGCCTGCCAATAAGGTCAAATATAAGCTACTGCTAATATCTTCTAAGCTGACAAAATTTGCCAAATCTAAAGTCAAATCGAGAAGATCCAATTCTCCTGATCAGCCATTTTTATATGATAAAAAGAGTGAAAAAAATATTGAAGTTTATGTAATGGAGTGGGCAGAGCTGATTGAGCAGAACAAACGAAAACTAGGCTACTTGTCAAATCAGCTAAAAATAAAGGACAAGACCGTAAATGAGAAATTTGAGACTGAATATTCTGAATTAATTACAGAGAAAACATCTGCTCAATTACGATTTGTAAAATAA
- a CDS encoding DUF4145 domain-containing protein has translation MKKVKVTAELILACSHCGNKAGHFLLCEAESTSTGYNTVNPFETIEIECSYYLTRYKTCGGISLFYDTEFDEHPGYITEATLCYPVIRTLTDHIPIQIQQTYNEALKVEKVSFTAFSLLIRKSLELLCKDQKAAGRNLKEQITDLATKNIIPANLAKMADALRTLGNIGAHDVSYQIDIEEVRAMKDFLIAMLEYVYVAPSKIEALKKSIDRKMQVK, from the coding sequence ATGAAGAAAGTAAAAGTAACTGCTGAATTGATATTGGCTTGTTCTCACTGCGGTAATAAAGCGGGTCATTTTTTGCTTTGTGAAGCGGAGTCAACATCAACAGGATATAATACTGTCAATCCATTTGAAACAATTGAGATTGAATGCTCTTATTATTTAACAAGATATAAAACCTGTGGCGGTATTTCTCTTTTCTATGACACCGAATTTGATGAACATCCAGGATATATTACTGAAGCAACACTGTGCTATCCAGTAATAAGAACATTGACCGATCATATTCCTATACAGATACAACAAACATATAATGAAGCTTTAAAAGTTGAGAAGGTATCGTTTACAGCCTTTTCTCTATTAATTAGAAAGTCGCTGGAATTATTATGTAAGGATCAGAAGGCCGCTGGTAGAAATCTAAAGGAGCAGATAACCGATTTAGCAACAAAAAATATCATCCCGGCCAACTTGGCAAAAATGGCGGATGCGCTGAGAACATTAGGCAACATAGGAGCACATGATGTGAGTTATCAAATAGATATCGAAGAGGTTAGAGCTATGAAAGACTTCTTAATTGCAATGCTGGAATATGTTTACGTTGCTCCATCAAAAATTGAAGCATTGAAAAAATCCATTGATCGAAAAATGCAGGTAAAATAA
- a CDS encoding helix-turn-helix domain-containing protein, whose translation MAALKYKVITSKAQYRDYCNALEQLLFSGNKDRDTKDEIALLTLLIEKWDEVHNTFEELDPIQLLQSLMKEHDLKAKDLVPVLNISKGYISDILNYKKGLSKEVIRKLAIHFKISQEAFNRPYKLTVPENAHLRNASVMNTKKELEVA comes from the coding sequence ATGGCAGCATTAAAATATAAGGTAATTACTAGTAAAGCCCAGTACCGGGATTATTGTAACGCATTGGAGCAATTGTTGTTTTCCGGCAATAAAGATAGGGATACAAAAGATGAAATTGCATTGCTTACCCTGCTTATTGAAAAATGGGATGAGGTGCATAATACTTTTGAAGAGTTAGACCCTATACAACTTTTGCAATCTCTTATGAAAGAACATGATCTTAAGGCCAAAGACCTGGTGCCCGTTTTAAATATAAGCAAAGGATATATTTCGGATATTTTGAACTATAAGAAAGGGCTTTCAAAAGAAGTGATCCGTAAGCTGGCCATCCATTTTAAAATTTCACAGGAGGCGTTTAACCGTCCCTATAAATTAACGGTGCCGGAAAATGCACATTTAAGAAATGCAAGTGTAATGAACACTAAGAAAGAATTGGAAGTTGCATAG
- a CDS encoding type II toxin-antitoxin system HigB family toxin — MKVHLIRKETIEDFVRHNAQSRASFAEWLIKVKYGDWDNPADISATFPSADLLGNGSNRVVFDIGGNKYRMIGKYAFGDKQMHLFICWIGTHAQYDKLCANDEQYTRSDY; from the coding sequence ATGAAAGTCCACCTGATAAGAAAAGAAACCATAGAAGATTTTGTAAGACACAATGCCCAAAGCAGGGCCTCATTTGCAGAATGGCTTATAAAAGTAAAGTATGGAGATTGGGACAATCCGGCGGATATTTCAGCCACATTTCCCAGTGCTGATTTGCTGGGCAATGGCAGCAACAGAGTGGTATTTGATATTGGTGGTAATAAATACAGGATGATTGGCAAATATGCGTTTGGAGATAAACAAATGCATTTATTCATTTGCTGGATTGGTACACATGCACAGTATGATAAGTTATGTGCAAATGATGAACAATACACAAGAAGCGATTATTAA
- a CDS encoding Fic family protein, translated as MYIYQLTQWPHFQWNTGEIASVLAGVRHQQGRLLGRMENLGFTLREEATLQTLTLDVLKSSEIEGEVLDAEQVRSSVARRLGMDIAGLIPADRNVEGVVEMMLDATQQYQELLTEDRLFGWQASLFPAGRSGMHRIVTGQWRDNLPDDPMQVVSGPMGRETVHFQAPDADQVPAEMRAFLDWFNAPDKTDPVLRAAIAHLWFVTIHPFDDGNGRIARAITDMQLARADETRQRFYSMSTQIRAERKAYYDILEATQKGRMDITPWIHWFLGCLERSIEAAGTTLAGVMKKAAFWKQPATHTLNDRQKLMLNKLLDGFTGKLTSSKWAKIAKTSQDTAIRDIQDLINRQLLVKEPAGGRSTSYLLNDALF; from the coding sequence ATGTATATCTATCAATTGACCCAATGGCCTCATTTTCAATGGAACACGGGAGAAATAGCTTCCGTGCTGGCAGGCGTACGCCATCAACAGGGCCGGCTACTGGGACGAATGGAAAACCTGGGGTTTACCCTGCGGGAGGAAGCTACCTTGCAAACCCTTACATTAGATGTGCTCAAATCCAGTGAAATAGAGGGTGAAGTATTAGATGCCGAACAGGTGCGCTCTTCTGTAGCCCGACGTTTGGGGATGGATATTGCCGGTTTAATTCCTGCCGATCGTAACGTGGAGGGCGTTGTGGAAATGATGCTGGATGCTACCCAGCAATATCAGGAGTTACTTACTGAAGACCGGCTTTTTGGCTGGCAGGCCTCTTTGTTCCCGGCAGGGCGCAGTGGTATGCACCGGATCGTAACCGGCCAATGGCGGGATAACCTGCCTGATGATCCCATGCAGGTTGTATCCGGCCCTATGGGGCGGGAGACGGTGCATTTCCAGGCACCGGATGCAGACCAGGTTCCGGCTGAAATGAGAGCATTCCTGGATTGGTTTAATGCTCCGGATAAAACAGACCCGGTATTAAGGGCAGCTATTGCCCATTTGTGGTTTGTGACGATACACCCGTTTGACGATGGTAATGGCCGTATAGCCCGGGCCATAACGGATATGCAGCTGGCCCGTGCAGATGAAACGCGGCAGCGATTTTACAGCATGTCTACCCAAATCCGGGCTGAACGTAAAGCCTATTATGATATACTGGAGGCAACCCAAAAAGGCCGGATGGATATAACCCCATGGATCCATTGGTTCCTGGGCTGCCTGGAACGATCCATAGAGGCCGCAGGCACTACGTTAGCCGGGGTAATGAAGAAGGCTGCCTTTTGGAAACAGCCGGCCACGCACACTTTAAATGACCGGCAAAAGCTGATGCTAAATAAATTGCTGGATGGGTTTACTGGTAAGCTCACCTCCTCCAAATGGGCAAAGATTGCCAAAACCTCCCAAGACACAGCTATACGGGATATCCAGGACCTGATAAACCGGCAACTGTTGGTGAAAGAGCCGGCAGGTGGCAGAAGCACCAGCTACCTGTTAAATGATGCTTTGTTTTAA
- a CDS encoding relaxase/mobilization nuclease domain-containing protein produces MKEDPDQTIIENRAEILLFNKCFGNRKELAQQFREVRKLNPKQSKPVFHLVLSMAPGEHLSRSQLIQIAQDCAKEFGFADNQFIAVEHKDTQHQHIHIVANRIGYSGKTNVSDSNSYKRMTEFCRKMEKKFQLQPVLSPRRFLPKDQQLLPRNDQRRDHIKVRLRQILRSSKTMESFQQKVREQGFEIIKGRGISFIDKEGVKIKGSDMGLSLNTIEKILQKNQTQYITQGRPEGRKESPENGRSNIWRLTVPFAPYKRNPRESDFISAFIQSVKQAAENAADLVADLYKVQYPSPEDYATSQIEREYYRNIRKKKKRGYRL; encoded by the coding sequence ATGAAGGAAGATCCAGATCAGACCATTATAGAAAACCGGGCAGAGATTTTACTCTTCAATAAATGTTTTGGCAACAGGAAAGAACTGGCGCAGCAGTTCCGCGAAGTGCGGAAATTGAACCCAAAGCAATCCAAACCAGTTTTCCATTTAGTCTTGAGTATGGCACCCGGAGAGCATTTGTCAAGGTCACAACTCATCCAGATTGCCCAGGATTGTGCAAAGGAATTTGGTTTTGCTGACAACCAATTTATAGCAGTAGAACATAAGGACACCCAGCACCAGCATATTCATATTGTGGCCAACCGGATTGGTTATAGCGGCAAAACCAATGTGTCGGACAGCAATAGCTATAAGCGCATGACGGAGTTCTGCCGGAAAATGGAAAAGAAGTTTCAGCTACAGCCGGTATTAAGCCCCCGGCGTTTTTTACCAAAAGACCAGCAATTACTACCCAGGAATGACCAGCGAAGGGATCATATTAAAGTCCGTTTACGCCAAATATTGCGTTCATCAAAAACTATGGAAAGCTTTCAGCAGAAAGTAAGGGAGCAAGGTTTTGAAATTATTAAAGGCCGGGGTATTTCTTTTATTGATAAAGAGGGCGTTAAAATAAAAGGCAGCGATATGGGGCTTTCTTTAAACACCATTGAGAAAATATTGCAGAAAAACCAAACTCAATACATCACTCAGGGCCGGCCAGAAGGAAGGAAAGAAAGCCCGGAAAACGGGCGCTCAAATATCTGGCGACTTACCGTGCCTTTTGCACCATACAAGAGAAATCCGCGGGAAAGCGATTTTATTAGCGCATTTATACAATCAGTAAAACAAGCGGCAGAAAATGCCGCCGATCTGGTAGCCGATTTATATAAAGTACAGTATCCATCACCAGAGGACTATGCTACATCACAAATAGAGCGGGAATACTACCGGAACATTAGAAAAAAGAAAAAAAGAGGCTACCGGCTATAG
- a CDS encoding plasmid mobilization protein: protein MNTPNEKNKGGRPKKSVKRSYRLRVACTALEREIIEAKAKQVQLTVSEFLREAAFNSHIETRQKTLPAAVLEFTGQLNHLAANVNSLAYKNNAAQAFNAFERTELRQLAEQLKELAEAIKNRLR, encoded by the coding sequence ATGAATACACCAAATGAAAAAAACAAAGGCGGTAGGCCAAAGAAATCAGTTAAACGCAGCTATCGTTTGCGGGTGGCTTGTACCGCACTGGAGCGGGAAATAATTGAAGCAAAAGCCAAACAAGTACAGCTCACTGTTTCAGAATTTTTACGGGAGGCGGCTTTTAACAGTCATATTGAAACCCGGCAGAAAACGTTGCCCGCAGCCGTTTTGGAGTTCACCGGGCAGTTGAATCACCTGGCAGCTAATGTTAATTCACTGGCCTATAAAAACAACGCCGCCCAGGCATTTAACGCTTTTGAGCGCACAGAATTAAGGCAACTGGCTGAACAACTAAAGGAGTTGGCAGAGGCAATTAAAAACAGATTGAGATGA
- a CDS encoding P-loop NTPase family protein, which produces MQQFQFNIQAKGGAGKSMLTYLQALKEQNNDRSYFVDFDSSVKSSLQQLRFLQGKTPSRFATMSLLDSREKLDRQLLFENLYELSQKDYDCFYLDFGAPESDQLPSLFYKDYTIEEFKDVQDELNAQFIFNVVIAGGSAYEPCTHYLQKIVLLNRGFFGVNLYINESSFAGTPGLIKELMAFGAAKENNVSAVKLYGDFDITTAPHRSILQKISEGKGMEAFQFIEKIKMLKELSKI; this is translated from the coding sequence ATGCAGCAATTTCAATTTAATATCCAGGCCAAGGGCGGCGCTGGCAAATCAATGCTCACTTATCTGCAAGCCTTAAAAGAGCAAAATAATGACCGGTCTTATTTTGTAGACTTTGATAGTTCTGTAAAATCCAGCCTTCAACAGCTACGATTTCTCCAGGGAAAAACGCCCTCCCGGTTTGCAACAATGAGCCTGCTGGACAGCCGGGAGAAACTGGATCGCCAGCTATTGTTTGAAAATTTATACGAACTGTCACAAAAGGATTATGACTGTTTTTACTTAGACTTTGGCGCTCCGGAGAGCGATCAACTACCATCCTTGTTTTATAAAGATTATACTATCGAAGAATTTAAAGACGTGCAGGATGAATTGAATGCTCAATTTATTTTCAATGTTGTTATTGCCGGGGGCAGCGCCTATGAACCTTGCACGCATTACCTCCAAAAAATTGTTTTACTGAATAGAGGTTTTTTTGGAGTGAACCTGTATATCAATGAAAGCAGTTTTGCGGGAACGCCGGGCCTTATTAAAGAGTTGATGGCTTTTGGGGCAGCGAAAGAAAACAATGTAAGCGCTGTTAAATTATATGGAGACTTTGATATCACCACAGCTCCGCACCGGAGCATTCTGCAGAAGATCAGCGAAGGCAAAGGAATGGAAGCTTTCCAGTTTATTGAAAAGATAAAAATGCTGAAAGAATTATCAAAAATTTGA
- a CDS encoding toprim domain-containing protein, protein MTSNNWEYVKQIDLVDYLASLGHHPDKKMSRNQQYWYLSPLPGRNENTPSFKVDRQKNLWYDHAIGKGGSVIDLCMLYHGCSVPEALSKLEQFLSFHRGSLQAFPLFSAAPFPDEKKKIKIVTTGPIQSPPLISYLEQRKIPVKIAQAYCREVQYELGDKKFYAIGFPNSAGGYELRNAHFKGSAAPKDITFFNNSKKDLYVFEGFFNFLSFAVIRPQTSSGFTNCLVLNSLAFFEKSRALMEQHNKIFLFLDRDLSGRQNTQRALSWNQEMGSAKYTDASDLYKSLDDLNAWLIAGAGQQEQQRQTRGRGI, encoded by the coding sequence ATGACAAGTAATAACTGGGAATACGTTAAGCAAATCGACCTGGTCGATTACCTGGCTTCCCTGGGCCATCACCCGGACAAAAAAATGAGTCGCAATCAACAGTATTGGTATCTGTCGCCGCTGCCCGGTAGAAATGAAAATACGCCATCTTTTAAGGTGGATCGGCAAAAAAATCTGTGGTATGATCATGCCATTGGCAAAGGTGGTAGTGTTATAGACCTGTGTATGCTGTATCACGGTTGCAGTGTACCGGAGGCATTGAGCAAATTAGAACAATTTCTTTCTTTTCACCGAGGCTCCTTACAGGCCTTCCCGCTTTTCAGTGCTGCGCCTTTTCCCGATGAAAAGAAAAAGATCAAGATTGTAACAACCGGACCTATACAGTCCCCTCCACTTATCAGTTATCTGGAACAGCGAAAAATACCGGTTAAAATTGCGCAGGCCTATTGCAGGGAAGTACAGTATGAGTTGGGTGATAAAAAATTTTATGCCATCGGTTTCCCCAATAGTGCTGGTGGCTATGAATTACGGAACGCCCATTTTAAGGGCAGCGCTGCACCTAAAGACATCACTTTTTTTAACAATAGTAAAAAGGATCTTTATGTATTCGAAGGATTTTTCAACTTTCTATCCTTCGCGGTAATCCGCCCTCAAACCAGTTCAGGGTTTACAAATTGCCTGGTACTTAATTCCCTTGCCTTTTTTGAAAAAAGCCGCGCCCTAATGGAGCAGCATAATAAAATATTCTTGTTTTTAGACAGGGATCTGTCCGGCAGGCAAAACACACAAAGAGCACTTTCCTGGAATCAGGAAATGGGATCGGCAAAATATACGGATGCAAGTGATCTATACAAATCCCTCGACGACCTGAATGCCTGGCTGATAGCCGGAGCCGGACAACAGGAACAACAAAGACAGACAAGAGGCCGGGGAATTTGA